From Patescibacteria group bacterium, one genomic window encodes:
- a CDS encoding calcium/sodium antiporter, whose product MLFFWIIIFIVSLCVMVKGADWLLKSAEKIGLSLGISPFIIGVTIVGIGTSFPELISSIVAVFKGVTEIVPANAIGSNIANILLIVGISAVIGKRLVITKSLIDLDLPLLAISTVIFLGAAWDQKITLIESLFLVFSYGIYLLYTFLHKEEATDEIYEVLPGRADRRGLHLKESKKKSLLKRPKIGSKDFIILIIGIIGLAFGAKYLIDSVIKLSELLNIGAGVISLAAVALGTSLPELLVSAKAAWQKKSEVALGNIFGSNVFNILVVVGLPGLFRTIHLDAQTFSLGLPVLIVATFLFIISGISRRIHIWEGAMYLVVYVFFIGKLFGLF is encoded by the coding sequence GTTGTTTTTTTGGATAATAATTTTCATTGTTTCTCTTTGCGTGATGGTCAAGGGCGCTGATTGGCTTTTAAAAAGCGCGGAAAAAATCGGCTTATCATTAGGCATCTCTCCGTTTATAATAGGCGTAACCATTGTCGGAATAGGCACCTCTTTCCCGGAGCTGATATCTTCAATAGTGGCTGTATTTAAGGGAGTGACAGAGATAGTGCCAGCCAATGCCATTGGTTCCAATATCGCCAATATTCTTTTAATAGTGGGGATATCCGCAGTTATAGGTAAACGGCTCGTAATTACCAAGAGCTTAATTGACTTAGACCTTCCGCTTTTAGCGATTTCCACAGTAATATTTTTAGGAGCTGCATGGGACCAAAAGATAACTTTAATAGAATCGTTGTTTTTGGTGTTTTCTTATGGCATTTATCTTTTATATACATTTTTACATAAAGAGGAAGCAACAGATGAAATTTATGAGGTGCTTCCAGGAAGAGCGGACAGGAGAGGGTTGCATTTGAAAGAATCAAAAAAGAAATCCCTGCTTAAAAGGCCAAAGATTGGGTCTAAAGATTTCATAATTCTGATTATCGGAATAATCGGTCTGGCATTTGGAGCAAAATACCTCATTGATTCAGTAATAAAATTATCTGAATTACTGAACATTGGAGCAGGGGTAATTTCTTTGGCAGCTGTGGCGCTTGGCACTTCTCTACCAGAGCTTTTGGTTTCAGCAAAAGCTGCCTGGCAGAAAAAATCAGAAGTTGCGTTGGGCAATATATTCGGCTCCAATGTTTTCAATATCTTAGTGGTAGTCGGGCTTCCCGGATTATTTAGAACCATTCATTTAGATGCCCAAACATTTTCTTTGGGCTTGCCGGTTTTGATTGTCGCAACCTTTCTTTTTATTATTTCTGGAATTTCTCGCAGGATTCATATTTGGGAGGGGGCGATGTATCTGGTGGTCT